The Algihabitans albus genome includes a window with the following:
- a CDS encoding transglycosylase domain-containing protein, which yields MARGKKTAKAGGKRTRTPSKSKRSSAKKTAGRSPLRRVLIWGTTLSLWAVLALGGLVAWYAWDLPSVSKIAEMTRQPTVRLLAADGSEIGRFGDLYGDALSVSDLPPHLPQAVLAIEDRRFYSHPGLDLIGLARAILVNIRRGAVVQGGSTISQQLAKNLFLTPDRTIERKVQELLLAFWLERKLSKDQILSLYLNRVYLGAGAYGVDAAAQRFFGKPATEVNLYEAAIIAGLLKAPSRYNPANDAELADRRAKTVLAAMVAADFITVEEADEAHDAKSRGRPPVRRARYFADWALDRAEGWLGRLDRDIVVRTTLDPDVQDVTEAALERLLEAEGSTAKIGQGAVAVMSPDGAVRALVGGRSHADSPFNRATQARRQPGSAFKPFVYLAAVEAGRGALTTVFDGPLTVETRQGPWQPQNYDRQYRGEVTLREAFSKSLNTAAARLTLEVGPERVAETAHRLGIAGDLLATPSLSLGTSEVTLLELTGAYAVFANGGQAVWPHAVLEVTTPEGQVLYRRDVGAAARIVAPSDLTEMTAMLRSVMLEGTGRGADPGRPAGGKSGTSQSFRDAWFVGYTAELVVGVWLGNDDGAAMQHVTGGGAPARLWRAVVTEALQGEPVRPLPGTGVIAAAPSAAPAAPQPSRSPGVLENLLERLTGQASGERSLGGGSEGALERLPPPGGDS from the coding sequence ATGGCGCGTGGCAAAAAGACAGCGAAAGCCGGCGGAAAGCGTACGCGTACGCCCAGCAAGTCCAAACGATCTTCCGCGAAGAAGACGGCTGGCCGCTCGCCGCTGAGACGCGTCCTGATTTGGGGCACGACCCTCTCCCTCTGGGCGGTTCTCGCGCTCGGCGGACTCGTTGCCTGGTATGCTTGGGATCTTCCCAGCGTGTCCAAGATCGCCGAGATGACGCGGCAACCGACGGTTCGTCTGCTGGCCGCCGATGGCAGCGAGATTGGGCGTTTCGGCGATCTCTACGGAGATGCCTTGTCCGTTTCGGACCTGCCGCCGCACCTACCCCAGGCCGTACTCGCGATCGAAGATCGGCGCTTCTACAGTCACCCCGGGCTGGATCTCATCGGCCTGGCACGTGCCATCCTGGTCAACATCCGGCGAGGCGCCGTGGTGCAGGGCGGCTCGACGATCAGCCAGCAGCTTGCCAAGAACCTTTTTCTCACGCCAGACCGCACCATCGAACGCAAGGTGCAGGAGTTGCTGCTCGCCTTCTGGCTGGAGCGCAAGCTCAGCAAGGATCAGATCCTCTCGCTCTATCTCAACCGCGTCTACCTCGGCGCCGGAGCCTATGGCGTCGACGCAGCCGCCCAGCGCTTCTTCGGCAAGCCGGCGACCGAGGTCAACCTCTACGAAGCCGCGATCATCGCCGGTTTGCTGAAGGCACCCAGCCGCTACAACCCGGCGAACGACGCGGAACTGGCCGATCGGCGCGCCAAGACCGTGCTGGCGGCCATGGTCGCGGCGGATTTCATCACGGTGGAGGAGGCCGACGAGGCTCACGACGCGAAGAGCCGCGGGCGGCCACCGGTCCGGCGCGCCCGCTACTTCGCAGATTGGGCCCTGGACCGCGCGGAAGGCTGGCTCGGCCGGCTCGACCGCGACATCGTCGTACGTACGACTCTCGATCCGGATGTACAGGATGTGACCGAAGCCGCGTTGGAACGTCTGCTGGAAGCGGAAGGATCGACCGCGAAGATCGGGCAGGGTGCGGTTGCGGTGATGAGCCCGGACGGTGCCGTACGTGCACTCGTCGGCGGGCGCAGCCATGCTGACAGTCCCTTCAACCGCGCCACTCAGGCGCGCCGCCAACCTGGCTCGGCCTTCAAGCCCTTCGTCTATCTGGCGGCGGTCGAGGCGGGTCGTGGTGCGCTGACCACCGTGTTCGACGGACCGCTCACGGTGGAGACACGACAAGGTCCGTGGCAACCGCAAAACTATGACCGGCAATACCGCGGCGAAGTGACCCTTCGCGAGGCTTTCTCCAAATCTCTGAATACGGCGGCGGCACGCCTGACGCTGGAGGTGGGTCCGGAACGCGTGGCCGAAACCGCGCATCGTCTCGGCATTGCCGGCGACCTGCTGGCGACGCCATCGTTGTCACTGGGAACCTCGGAAGTGACACTGCTGGAGCTGACCGGCGCTTATGCCGTGTTCGCCAACGGCGGCCAAGCCGTATGGCCGCATGCCGTGCTCGAGGTCACAACACCCGAAGGCCAGGTGCTCTACCGACGAGACGTCGGCGCGGCGGCACGGATCGTGGCCCCGTCGGATCTGACGGAAATGACCGCCATGCTGCGGAGCGTCATGTTGGAGGGCACCGGCCGTGGCGCCGATCCCGGCCGGCCGGCCGGCGGCAAGAGCGGGACCAGCCAATCGTTCCGCGATGCCTGGTTCGTCGGCTATACTGCGGAGCTGGTTGTCGGTGTCTGGCTCGGCAACGACGACGGTGCCGCGATGCAGCACGTGACCGGTGGCGGTGCTCCGGCGCGCCTCTGGCGAGCCGTGGTGACGGAGGCCTTGCAGGGGGAGCCGGTACGCCCGCTGCCGGGAACCGGTGTCATTGCCGCGGCACCCTCAGCAGCACCCGCAGCGCCACAACCGAGCCGCAGTCCCGGCGTTCTGGAGAACCTTCTGGAACGCCTGACCGGGCAGGCGTCGGGTGAACGCAGCCTGGGCGGCGGGAGCGAGGGGGCGCTGGAGCGGCTTCCCCCGCCCGGCGGCGACAGCTAA
- a CDS encoding multidrug effflux MFS transporter yields the protein MKSADPPIRIPMLLLIGLVSFGPLSTDLYLPSLPMIGERFAADPGQVQLTLSVFLAGFAISMLGYGPLSDRFGRRPILIGALAIYTVASIACMLATTIEALIVARFFQALGGCAGPVLGRTIVRDVYGADRSAKVLSTLAMAMALAPAIGPILGGFLTEAYGWTANFALLSFFGGVMLLAVFLQLRETNLHQDRNALRPLQFLANYRSLLRHRTYVGYIGVVACGYASIFSFISGSSYTLIEGLGLTPVQFGLCFSAVVLGFMTGSFLASRLHGRMETDRQIRLGTHVMLGGGLLAAGLAWAGVHSIASVTAPMAMVLVGCGLTLPNSMARGIGPFPRMAGAASALMGFVQMTGAALVGLFVGAFQDGSPHAMATAIALCGLGAAISYNRLIHPSAEPAPAG from the coding sequence ATGAAGTCGGCAGATCCGCCCATCAGGATTCCGATGCTGCTGCTGATCGGGCTGGTCTCGTTCGGCCCGCTTTCGACGGATCTCTATCTGCCGTCGCTGCCGATGATCGGCGAGCGCTTCGCTGCCGATCCCGGTCAGGTGCAGCTGACCCTCTCCGTCTTTCTCGCGGGTTTCGCGATTTCGATGCTGGGCTACGGCCCGCTGTCCGATCGCTTCGGCCGTCGCCCGATTCTGATCGGCGCTTTGGCGATCTATACGGTCGCCTCGATCGCCTGCATGTTGGCGACGACGATCGAGGCGCTGATCGTGGCGCGCTTCTTCCAAGCGCTCGGAGGCTGTGCCGGACCTGTGCTCGGCCGGACTATCGTGCGCGACGTATATGGGGCGGATCGCTCTGCCAAGGTGCTTTCGACGCTCGCCATGGCCATGGCGCTGGCGCCCGCGATCGGGCCGATCCTCGGCGGTTTCCTGACCGAAGCCTACGGCTGGACCGCTAACTTCGCCCTCTTGTCGTTCTTCGGGGGCGTTATGCTGCTCGCCGTCTTTCTGCAGCTCCGCGAAACCAACCTTCATCAAGACCGGAACGCGCTGCGGCCGCTCCAGTTTCTGGCGAACTATCGAAGCCTCCTTCGGCACCGAACCTACGTAGGCTATATCGGGGTCGTGGCCTGCGGTTATGCCTCGATCTTTTCTTTCATCTCGGGATCGTCCTACACCCTGATCGAAGGCCTCGGATTGACCCCCGTGCAGTTTGGATTGTGTTTCTCCGCCGTGGTCCTGGGCTTCATGACAGGCAGCTTCCTGGCGAGCCGGCTTCATGGCCGGATGGAAACCGATCGGCAAATCCGGTTAGGCACGCACGTCATGCTCGGTGGCGGCTTGCTGGCCGCCGGTTTGGCCTGGGCCGGGGTGCACTCGATCGCAAGCGTGACCGCCCCCATGGCGATGGTGCTGGTCGGGTGCGGCTTGACGCTCCCGAACTCCATGGCGCGCGGCATCGGGCCCTTTCCGCGCATGGCGGGCGCGGCTTCGGCTCTAATGGGCTTCGTGCAGATGACAGGCGCGGCTCTCGTCGGTCTCTTTGTCGGAGCGTTTCAGGATGGCAGTCCTCATGCCATGGCAACGGCCATCGCCCTCTGCGGACTCGGTGCGGCGATCTCCTACAACCGGCTGATCCATCCCAGCGCCGAACCGGCCCCCGCAGGCTAA
- a CDS encoding DUF6635 family protein yields the protein MPESDITSLAEAPRPQLPLDQSAVRQAVTTGIARYCDERRARIPGFVAETYGWRGAMRLHRRAFGPDLWRSPANIMLALPYVATRAAAAGARGLGRQQTAAWLTRRQLFLTTDVAREVEWRVFADFLELPYVQDLESQTARRSERDALAEAILADPAIDAVLHSLLRPVGRRADDPAFRAWLTDAMAHYTGSRTAAVDITNALISAGVGALAFKQWTPGALTLGPMLAQALAQKLAIVSFPLGAGLGGLWYGAFPISAPVAATAAATGGVLALGALVAAFAGVIADPVQAHLGLHQRRLNKLVASLESELLQGEGESFTVRDHYVARVFDLMDLATSAYRLAMRPAG from the coding sequence ATGCCCGAATCAGATATCACCTCTCTCGCCGAAGCGCCTCGCCCTCAGCTTCCGCTCGACCAAAGTGCCGTGCGCCAAGCCGTGACGACCGGTATCGCGCGCTACTGCGACGAGCGCCGCGCGCGCATCCCGGGCTTCGTGGCCGAAACCTACGGCTGGCGGGGCGCGATGCGGCTGCATCGCCGGGCTTTCGGCCCGGATCTGTGGCGCAGCCCCGCCAACATCATGTTGGCGCTCCCCTATGTCGCCACCCGCGCGGCGGCCGCCGGCGCTCGTGGCCTCGGCCGGCAACAGACCGCCGCTTGGCTGACTCGGCGCCAACTGTTCCTGACGACCGATGTGGCGCGCGAGGTGGAGTGGCGCGTCTTCGCCGACTTCCTCGAGCTGCCCTATGTCCAAGACCTAGAGTCGCAGACCGCCCGGCGGTCGGAGCGTGACGCTTTGGCCGAAGCCATCCTCGCGGATCCGGCGATCGACGCCGTTCTGCATAGCTTGCTGCGCCCGGTCGGCCGGCGTGCCGACGACCCGGCTTTCCGCGCCTGGCTGACAGATGCCATGGCGCACTATACCGGCAGCCGCACAGCAGCGGTGGACATCACCAACGCCTTGATCTCCGCCGGCGTCGGAGCCCTAGCTTTCAAGCAGTGGACGCCCGGAGCGCTCACGCTCGGTCCGATGCTGGCTCAGGCCCTGGCCCAAAAGCTGGCGATTGTCAGCTTCCCGTTAGGTGCCGGCCTGGGGGGGCTCTGGTACGGAGCCTTCCCGATCAGTGCGCCGGTGGCGGCAACGGCCGCGGCGACTGGCGGCGTACTCGCCTTGGGCGCGCTGGTTGCCGCCTTCGCCGGCGTCATCGCGGACCCCGTGCAGGCGCACCTCGGCCTGCATCAGCGTCGCCTCAACAAACTGGTAGCGTCTCTGGAGAGTGAGCTGCTGCAAGGCGAGGGGGAGAGCTTCACCGTCCGCGACCACTACGTCGCACGCGTCTTCGACCTGATGGATCTCGCCACCAGCGCCTATCGCCTGGCAATGCGTCCCGCCGGCTAG
- a CDS encoding gamma-butyrobetaine hydroxylase-like domain-containing protein: MPEPVTLPPKSGFDVQHHPLEIRYSKEAKTLEVEFDDGVTFALSAELLRVESPSAEVQGHGPGQKQIVAGRRHVGIMAIEPVGSYAVRLKFDDLHDTGIYSWDYLYRLGEEQDQLWSDYLENIQARGLSREPARR; the protein is encoded by the coding sequence ATGCCCGAACCCGTGACCTTGCCGCCGAAAAGCGGTTTCGACGTTCAGCATCATCCGCTGGAGATTCGCTACTCCAAGGAAGCCAAGACGCTGGAGGTCGAGTTCGACGACGGCGTCACCTTCGCTTTGTCGGCCGAATTGCTGCGTGTGGAAAGTCCGTCCGCCGAGGTGCAGGGGCACGGGCCGGGTCAGAAGCAGATCGTCGCGGGCCGCCGGCACGTGGGGATCATGGCGATCGAGCCCGTGGGCAGCTACGCCGTGCGGCTGAAGTTCGACGATCTGCATGACACCGGGATCTATTCCTGGGATTACCTCTATCGCCTTGGCGAGGAGCAGGACCAGCTTTGGTCCGACTATCTGGAGAACATCCAGGCACGCGGTCTGTCGCGAGAGCCCGCCCGGCGCTAG
- a CDS encoding Trm112 family protein — MAEKPEATQGEPATPQSVDPKLLEILVCPLTKTPLEYDREAQELISRQAGLAYPIRDGIPIMLPDEARSLDEA, encoded by the coding sequence ATGGCCGAGAAACCCGAAGCGACCCAGGGCGAGCCCGCGACGCCGCAGAGCGTGGATCCGAAACTGCTCGAGATCCTGGTCTGTCCGCTCACCAAGACGCCCCTGGAGTATGATCGCGAAGCTCAGGAGCTGATCAGCCGTCAAGCCGGGCTCGCATATCCGATCCGCGACGGCATCCCCATTATGTTGCCCGACGAGGCCCGCAGCCTCGACGAGGCCTGA
- a CDS encoding LON peptidase substrate-binding domain-containing protein, with the protein MKRNSFDPDFENLPEILPIFPLSGVLLLPGGRLPLNVFEPRYLAMARDAIASDRLIGMVQPVEDPEGGAESPPPHKAAASVYEVGCAGRITAFSETDDGRLLITLSGLARFRVVEELELKEGYRRVRADWSRWREDLQAAEINTGGIDRPRLMQALRGYFANTGLSGDWDAIEETPDERLITSLAMICPFEPSEKQALLEATDLSERARTMTTIMEMSTLSAGETGSGDLRH; encoded by the coding sequence ATGAAGCGTAACTCTTTCGATCCAGATTTTGAAAATCTGCCTGAAATCCTCCCGATCTTCCCGCTCTCGGGCGTCTTGCTGCTACCCGGCGGCCGGCTTCCGCTCAATGTCTTCGAGCCACGCTATCTCGCGATGGCGCGCGACGCGATTGCCAGCGACCGGCTGATCGGCATGGTTCAGCCGGTCGAAGACCCAGAAGGTGGTGCCGAGTCGCCACCCCCGCACAAGGCGGCTGCATCGGTTTATGAGGTCGGCTGCGCCGGGCGAATCACGGCCTTCAGCGAAACCGATGATGGGCGCCTGCTCATCACCTTATCCGGCCTGGCCCGGTTTCGCGTCGTCGAGGAGCTTGAGCTGAAGGAGGGATATCGCCGGGTGCGGGCTGACTGGTCGCGCTGGCGCGAGGACTTGCAGGCGGCCGAGATCAACACCGGCGGTATCGACCGGCCTCGTTTGATGCAGGCTCTGCGCGGCTACTTCGCCAATACCGGGCTTTCGGGCGACTGGGACGCCATCGAGGAAACGCCGGATGAGCGGTTGATCACCTCGCTGGCAATGATCTGCCCTTTCGAACCCAGCGAGAAGCAGGCCCTACTGGAAGCCACGGATCTTTCGGAGCGGGCGCGGACCATGACGACGATCATGGAGATGAGCACGCTGTCGGCTGGCGAAACCGGTTCCGGCGACTTGCGCCACTAG
- a CDS encoding thioredoxin family protein, whose protein sequence is MFPTFGKGPQTPETQTSTTQTTAADSDLIKDADMQSFARDVLDASMTMPILVDFWADWCGPCKQLTPALEAAVRDAKGAIKLVKINVDQNQGLAQQLRIASLPTVYAFFQGQPIDGFQGALPGSQLKQFIDGVIQTAGGTQAAGGGEGEAVAQAMEQAKQLVTEGQSEQAAAIYGQVLQHDPENLDALGEYLRLLIDLGRAEEAKMAFDQLEDETKATPQLQPVKTALELSGEGPGAGAIPELMERIAQDSADHQARFDLALALYAANKKEAAAEALLDIVRRQRNWNDEAARKQLLKYFEAWGPADPLTVEMRRRLSSLLFA, encoded by the coding sequence ATGTTCCCGACTTTCGGCAAGGGGCCGCAGACCCCCGAGACTCAGACCTCTACGACCCAGACCACCGCGGCCGATAGCGATTTGATCAAGGACGCGGACATGCAGTCCTTCGCACGAGACGTGCTGGACGCCTCCATGACGATGCCGATTCTTGTGGACTTCTGGGCCGACTGGTGCGGGCCCTGCAAGCAGCTCACACCTGCGCTGGAGGCCGCGGTTCGCGACGCCAAGGGCGCGATCAAACTGGTCAAGATCAACGTCGATCAGAATCAGGGACTGGCGCAACAGTTGCGCATTGCCTCGCTGCCCACCGTCTATGCTTTCTTCCAGGGCCAGCCCATCGACGGCTTCCAAGGTGCCTTGCCCGGCAGCCAGCTCAAGCAGTTCATCGATGGCGTGATCCAGACCGCCGGCGGAACCCAGGCCGCCGGAGGCGGTGAAGGCGAGGCGGTTGCTCAAGCGATGGAACAGGCCAAGCAGCTGGTTACCGAGGGCCAGAGCGAACAGGCCGCCGCCATCTACGGCCAAGTGCTGCAGCACGATCCGGAAAACCTGGACGCCCTGGGCGAATACCTGCGCTTGCTGATCGATCTCGGGCGGGCCGAGGAGGCCAAGATGGCCTTCGATCAGCTGGAGGACGAAACCAAGGCCACTCCGCAGTTGCAGCCGGTGAAGACGGCCCTGGAACTGAGCGGCGAGGGACCCGGCGCCGGCGCCATTCCCGAGCTGATGGAACGGATCGCGCAGGACTCTGCCGACCATCAGGCTCGTTTCGACCTGGCCTTGGCCCTCTATGCCGCCAACAAAAAGGAAGCCGCCGCCGAGGCGCTGCTGGACATCGTGCGTCGTCAGCGTAATTGGAACGACGAGGCAGCCCGCAAACAGCTCTTGAAATACTTCGAGGCCTGGGGCCCTGCCGACCCGCTCACTGTGGAGATGCGTCGACGTTTGTCGTCCCTTTTGTTTGCATGA
- a CDS encoding prolyl-tRNA synthetase associated domain-containing protein: MGGRTEAETETAVLLADGSVPLTPEALIAKLEELGIAQRSVEHPPLFTVEQSKALRGQLPGGHTKNLFLRNKKGAMWLVTSLEDRPLDLKKLGELLGGGRLSFGSAERLMRHLGVLPGAVTPLAVINDHEAAVTLVLDAGLLEQEPVNVHPLTNEQTTAMAAADLIRFAESTGHPPRIVDLVQAERDPG; this comes from the coding sequence ATGGGAGGCCGAACTGAGGCGGAGACCGAAACGGCGGTTCTGCTTGCCGACGGCAGCGTACCGCTGACACCGGAGGCCTTGATCGCCAAGCTGGAGGAGTTGGGCATTGCTCAACGAAGCGTGGAGCATCCGCCGCTCTTCACCGTGGAGCAGTCCAAGGCCCTGCGCGGTCAACTGCCGGGCGGGCACACCAAGAATCTCTTTCTGCGCAACAAGAAGGGCGCCATGTGGCTGGTCACTTCGCTGGAGGACCGGCCACTCGACCTGAAGAAGCTCGGTGAGCTGTTGGGCGGCGGCCGGCTGTCCTTCGGCAGTGCCGAACGCCTGATGCGCCATCTCGGCGTCTTACCGGGCGCCGTCACGCCACTGGCCGTGATCAACGACCATGAGGCTGCCGTCACTCTGGTGCTCGATGCCGGTCTTTTGGAGCAGGAGCCGGTGAACGTTCATCCGCTGACCAACGAGCAAACGACGGCGATGGCTGCCGCCGACCTGATTCGCTTCGCCGAGTCCACTGGCCACCCGCCGCGGATCGTCGACTTGGTCCAAGCCGAGCGGGACCCAGGGTAG
- a CDS encoding TrmH family RNA methyltransferase, whose translation MEKIFGKHSVRAVFLQRPRQVQRLVLAGKEAYHTEFIAAAERLGLKPEFVAWPDFLRIGEFTEDDKHQGICAFVKPRRIYGDRDLDLLAEVDCLLLLDQVSNPQNFATMLRTAAFFQIPAVAVLRNRSVDISPTVVRYAVGGAEFVKIFRVTNLSQTLTALKTLGFWAYGLDGEAPATLAQTTFAEKSIFVIGAEGEGLRPKTRKYCDALVRIPGGQPGLDSLNAGVAAAVAMAEFRRLRS comes from the coding sequence ATGGAAAAGATTTTCGGTAAGCACTCCGTGCGGGCGGTCTTCCTGCAACGCCCGCGGCAGGTGCAGCGCCTGGTGCTGGCAGGCAAGGAGGCCTATCACACGGAGTTCATTGCGGCGGCGGAACGGCTCGGCCTGAAACCGGAATTCGTGGCTTGGCCGGACTTCCTGCGGATCGGGGAGTTCACGGAAGACGACAAGCACCAGGGCATCTGCGCCTTCGTCAAGCCACGGCGGATCTACGGCGACCGCGATCTGGACCTGCTGGCCGAGGTCGACTGCCTGTTGCTGCTGGACCAGGTGTCCAATCCGCAGAACTTCGCGACAATGCTGCGCACGGCCGCCTTCTTCCAGATCCCGGCGGTGGCCGTCCTGCGCAACCGTTCGGTCGATATCTCGCCCACCGTGGTGCGCTATGCCGTCGGTGGCGCTGAATTCGTCAAGATTTTCCGCGTCACCAACCTCTCGCAAACCCTGACCGCCCTCAAGACGCTGGGCTTCTGGGCATACGGCTTGGACGGGGAAGCGCCGGCGACGCTGGCGCAGACGACCTTCGCGGAAAAGTCGATCTTCGTGATCGGCGCCGAGGGCGAGGGACTGCGGCCCAAGACCCGCAAATACTGTGACGCCCTGGTGCGGATCCCCGGCGGACAACCGGGCCTCGACAGTCTGAACGCCGGCGTCGCGGCGGCGGTCGCCATGGCCGAGTTCCGGCGCTTGCGCAGCTGA